One Lentibacillus cibarius DNA window includes the following coding sequences:
- a CDS encoding DUF1989 domain-containing protein — MAYTQKKIKEEITIPPYEGRSTLLQPGEELVIMDVDGKQVGDFVCFNKNDSNEFVSPVHMRASLSSIRLKVGDPLYSNKRRPLMTLAEDTVGKHDFFFPACDYYRYKVDYGLEDHPNCHDNLQKALAAYGLGEKPVPDPINLFMNNVLDQTGDYQLSEPLSKPGDYVRLKALEEVVVACSTCSQDMEPVNGWKVTSLKMQKMASNDKSGFGRKQK, encoded by the coding sequence GTGGCTTATACACAGAAGAAAATAAAAGAGGAAATAACAATACCACCATATGAGGGGAGAAGCACACTGTTACAACCTGGTGAGGAACTGGTTATTATGGACGTTGATGGGAAACAGGTCGGTGATTTTGTATGCTTTAATAAAAATGATTCCAATGAATTCGTATCACCTGTCCATATGCGAGCGTCACTCAGCAGTATTCGATTAAAGGTTGGTGATCCGCTCTACAGTAATAAACGCCGGCCGCTGATGACGTTGGCAGAAGATACGGTTGGCAAGCACGATTTCTTTTTTCCAGCATGTGACTATTATCGCTATAAAGTAGACTATGGCCTAGAGGATCACCCGAACTGCCACGATAATTTACAAAAGGCTCTGGCAGCGTACGGACTGGGAGAGAAACCAGTTCCGGATCCGATCAACTTATTTATGAATAACGTGCTGGACCAAACAGGAGATTACCAGCTTAGTGAACCATTATCCAAACCCGGTGATTATGTCCGGCTTAAAGCATTGGAGGAAGTGGTTGTCGCATGCTCCACCTGTTCCCAAGATATGGAGCCTGTTAATGGATGGAAAGTGACGTCGCTAAAAATGCAGAAGATGGCGTCGAACGACAAAAGCGGCTTTGGACGAAAGCAAAAATAG
- a CDS encoding hydantoinase B/oxoprolinase family protein: MNKKIDPVTMQVIGGALDTIAKEMSHVMQRMAYSSLIRESEDLGAGVFTKFGETLAESDSTPMQLGCLPGYIEGFQEVLGDNQHPEDIIWNNDPYAGASHSPDVSLSQPIFYKGELVGYAGTTAHHLDIGGAQPGLIVDAPDVYAEGLVLNGVKLYDKGQPNETLYEIIRQKVRTSSQVIGDLEAQVAACRLGTKRFIELIEKYGKDTVLAAGEELMNYSERMMRKEISNIPDGEYEAESWLDDDGINLNEKLKVHVNVIKQGSELEIDVSKSADQVASAFNAAYSGALCVGVYSVVRSIFLDTYTHEEFVPANHGVFRPIKVTARKGSIFNPIRPAATFSRANQVNTAADLIIKALTPVIPERTCAGSAANIQFASYSGLDEEHNYWVYIEVNEGSYRGRPEKDGMDAMDFSSWNTRNNPIEDLDMHTPMICEQYELREDTGGAGKTRGGLGIIRRNRFLTDGLMSMEGDKHTVKPWGYNGGLPGTEASLIKNPDTKPEELPSKLNGERFNAGESVKIMVPSSGGYGDPLEQQASKVYEDVLDEIISVETALNDYGVVIEKGQLNMELTEKKRNEMRQQRGEMPLFTQ, from the coding sequence ATGAATAAAAAAATTGATCCAGTAACCATGCAAGTTATTGGAGGAGCGCTGGATACGATTGCAAAAGAGATGTCGCATGTGATGCAACGGATGGCCTACTCTTCTTTAATTCGAGAATCTGAGGATCTTGGTGCTGGGGTGTTCACCAAATTTGGAGAAACGCTTGCCGAATCAGATTCCACGCCAATGCAGCTTGGATGTCTTCCCGGATATATTGAAGGATTTCAGGAGGTGCTAGGGGACAATCAGCATCCAGAAGACATCATTTGGAACAATGATCCGTATGCCGGTGCGTCACATTCGCCCGATGTATCCCTTAGTCAACCTATTTTTTACAAAGGGGAGTTAGTTGGTTATGCCGGAACAACGGCCCACCATCTAGACATAGGTGGTGCGCAGCCAGGTTTAATCGTGGACGCTCCCGATGTGTATGCAGAGGGTCTGGTATTAAATGGTGTTAAGTTATATGACAAAGGACAGCCGAATGAAACACTGTATGAGATCATTCGACAGAAAGTACGCACTTCCTCCCAGGTAATTGGTGATCTGGAAGCACAGGTGGCTGCCTGCAGATTGGGAACAAAAAGGTTCATTGAGCTTATCGAAAAGTATGGAAAAGATACGGTTCTTGCGGCTGGGGAAGAATTAATGAATTACTCTGAACGAATGATGCGCAAGGAAATTTCCAACATTCCTGATGGTGAATACGAGGCAGAGTCCTGGCTTGATGACGATGGGATCAATCTGAATGAAAAGTTAAAGGTACACGTAAATGTCATTAAACAGGGGAGTGAACTGGAAATAGATGTATCCAAATCTGCAGATCAGGTAGCCTCAGCTTTCAATGCTGCCTATTCCGGTGCTTTATGTGTGGGGGTATACAGTGTGGTGCGTTCTATATTTCTGGATACCTATACACACGAGGAATTTGTTCCGGCCAATCATGGCGTGTTTCGCCCAATTAAAGTAACAGCAAGGAAGGGAAGTATCTTTAATCCAATCCGCCCTGCAGCTACTTTTAGTCGGGCTAATCAAGTAAACACTGCTGCAGATTTAATTATTAAGGCATTGACACCAGTCATACCCGAAAGGACCTGTGCAGGGAGCGCAGCCAACATCCAGTTTGCATCGTATTCTGGTTTAGATGAGGAGCATAATTATTGGGTATATATTGAAGTCAATGAAGGTTCTTACAGAGGCCGCCCGGAGAAGGATGGAATGGATGCAATGGACTTTAGTTCATGGAACACACGAAATAATCCGATTGAAGACCTTGATATGCACACCCCCATGATATGCGAGCAGTATGAACTGAGAGAAGATACCGGTGGTGCGGGTAAAACGCGAGGCGGCCTTGGGATTATCCGTCGGAACCGTTTCCTGACAGATGGACTAATGTCCATGGAGGGAGATAAACACACCGTGAAACCATGGGGGTATAACGGTGGTTTGCCGGGGACAGAAGCATCATTAATTAAAAATCCGGATACAAAGCCAGAGGAGCTCCCTTCCAAATTAAATGGCGAACGTTTTAATGCAGGGGAATCGGTGAAAATTATGGTTCCATCATCCGGTGGCTACGGTGATCCATTGGAACAACAAGCAAGTAAGGTTTATGAAGATGTATTAGATGAAATCATTTCCGTGGAAACGGCGTTAAATGACTATGGGGTTGTTATTGAAAAAGGACAGTTAAATATGGAATTAACAGAAAAGAAGCGGAATGAAATGCGGCAGCAAAGGGGTGAAATGCCGTTATTTACCCAATAA
- a CDS encoding sodium:solute symporter, with product MDLAFSGWSGILILVVYGLIMLGVGIFTYLRNKNIHNSLDEYYLGGRGLGVMVLFFTFFATQYSGNTVVGYPPSAYRQGFEYLVSVPFFIMIIMGYLLFAPRLYKMGKKYKLVTPAQWFEKRYKSKAITILASLLMLYGLGNYLLEQLVAIGQGVSGLTGGTIPYQIGVIFFVAIMIIYGWLGGMRSVAYTDTIQGIALLVGVFMLLIGSIIYFGGLPTSADYMQAYSPEKLGIPDGPGVRNWLSLLVMIGIGAAVYPHAIQRIFSAKSEKTLKRSFSRMAWMPFLTAGVVFVIGIIGISAFPGLSTGESEQLVGKMASAIASQHIIFYWSMILLFGGVIAAIVSTADSILLTFSSIISNDLYGGYINPNASQHKKLLVGKLVGVVVVGILILVAWFPPGTLYEIFVLKFELLIQISPGLILGLYWNWLRRTAVFAGMLAGTLVASFMTLFGASLLGIPSGLWGLLLNTMICIVGSMVMNASAVEEDEAKQVIGM from the coding sequence GTGGATTTAGCCTTTTCAGGATGGTCTGGGATTTTAATTCTTGTTGTATATGGATTAATCATGCTTGGCGTCGGCATTTTTACATACTTGCGGAACAAAAATATTCATAACAGTCTTGATGAATATTACCTAGGCGGTCGGGGACTCGGCGTCATGGTCTTATTTTTTACGTTTTTTGCGACACAGTACAGTGGAAATACGGTTGTCGGCTATCCGCCGTCTGCATACCGGCAAGGTTTTGAATATTTAGTTTCTGTGCCATTTTTCATTATGATTATTATGGGTTATCTATTGTTTGCGCCACGGCTTTATAAAATGGGTAAGAAGTATAAATTGGTGACACCTGCTCAATGGTTTGAAAAGCGGTATAAATCAAAAGCGATTACTATTTTAGCTTCATTGCTTATGCTTTATGGGTTAGGTAATTATTTACTTGAACAGCTGGTAGCGATTGGCCAAGGTGTATCCGGATTGACCGGCGGAACCATTCCGTATCAAATTGGTGTTATTTTCTTCGTCGCCATTATGATTATTTATGGTTGGCTAGGTGGGATGCGGTCAGTGGCCTATACTGATACGATTCAGGGAATAGCTTTACTGGTCGGTGTCTTCATGCTGTTAATCGGATCTATTATTTATTTTGGCGGTTTGCCGACATCAGCGGACTATATGCAGGCTTATTCCCCCGAAAAATTGGGAATTCCAGATGGCCCGGGGGTGCGGAATTGGCTCAGCCTTCTTGTGATGATAGGGATTGGCGCTGCTGTTTATCCGCATGCGATTCAGCGTATCTTCTCGGCTAAGAGTGAAAAAACATTAAAGCGTTCGTTCAGTCGTATGGCATGGATGCCGTTTTTGACAGCTGGTGTCGTGTTCGTTATCGGGATTATCGGAATAAGTGCGTTTCCAGGACTTTCGACAGGTGAATCCGAGCAGCTTGTCGGAAAGATGGCAAGCGCAATCGCTAGCCAGCATATCATTTTCTATTGGTCTATGATTTTGTTGTTTGGTGGTGTTATTGCTGCGATCGTTTCAACAGCTGATTCCATATTACTGACATTCTCATCGATCATTTCGAACGATTTGTACGGGGGGTATATTAATCCGAACGCCTCCCAGCATAAAAAATTACTTGTCGGCAAACTGGTAGGTGTTGTGGTAGTTGGCATCCTCATTTTGGTCGCTTGGTTTCCGCCGGGGACGTTGTACGAGATCTTTGTCCTGAAATTTGAATTGCTGATTCAGATCTCTCCAGGCCTCATTCTTGGCTTGTACTGGAATTGGCTGCGTCGTACAGCAGTTTTTGCAGGAATGCTGGCCGGAACATTAGTAGCCTCGTTTATGACCCTCTTCGGTGCCAGCTTACTCGGCATTCCTAGCGGTTTATGGGGACTACTCCTGAACACAATGATTTGCATCGTCGGAAGTATGGTTATGAACGCCTCCGCAGTAGAGGAAGACGAAGCAAAGCAAGTTATAGGCATGTAA
- a CDS encoding OsmC family protein produces MAKTSFNVTANLHDGMQVKAKSRGFEVAIDEPKQLGGTDTGMNPVELILAGLGACQAITARTYANQFNIKLDDFWVELEGILDIDGMMHKADVRPGYSDISYNIHIQTDAPKDKVEEFIAFIEKTCPVGDTLANPVNVKLNDIVIETPIKS; encoded by the coding sequence ATGGCAAAGACTTCATTTAATGTGACGGCTAATTTACATGATGGTATGCAGGTTAAAGCAAAGAGTAGAGGATTCGAGGTAGCAATTGATGAACCTAAGCAGCTTGGCGGCACCGATACCGGTATGAATCCGGTCGAATTGATTTTAGCTGGCTTAGGTGCTTGTCAGGCTATTACCGCACGAACTTACGCAAATCAATTTAATATTAAGCTTGATGATTTCTGGGTAGAGTTGGAAGGTATCCTTGACATCGATGGCATGATGCACAAAGCGGATGTTCGTCCAGGATATAGCGATATTTCATACAATATTCATATTCAAACGGATGCTCCCAAAGACAAAGTAGAAGAATTTATTGCCTTCATTGAAAAAACCTGTCCGGTCGGCGACACATTAGCAAATCCAGTTAATGTTAAATTAAACGATATCGTTATTGAAACACCGATAAAAAGCTGA
- a CDS encoding M20 family metallopeptidase produces the protein MEKEAIPFLQELIQIDSTNPPGNENKVTKKFADRCEETGLAYNITDIASGRSNFHVSLKGEGKGKVIFCGHMDTVLVGEQPWEYAPFSGELVGDKLYGRGASDMKSGLAAMFLAVESIFQEKRALSKEIVFLATAGEEVDSCGARQYLQDEDMRDVEALVIGEPTNEKVSVGHKGALWVEVVTFGKTAHGSMPDEGINAVEWMGRVIQIVESLKLDWKISKSPLGESSVSANKMEGGVQTNVIPDRCTLNIDIRTVAPQSHEALFAELKQRLQDLFSDEDAPAFEMHERLNRPSILTNESSPIITTALELKETNADAVCGVPYYTDGAVLNPESRIPTLIYGPGNEKLAHQPNEYVDVNAYLRSIDFYKKLILAYAT, from the coding sequence ATGGAAAAGGAAGCCATTCCATTCCTGCAAGAATTGATTCAAATTGATAGTACTAACCCGCCAGGCAACGAAAACAAGGTAACGAAAAAATTTGCCGACAGATGTGAAGAAACGGGTTTAGCTTATAACATTACAGATATTGCATCGGGGAGGAGCAATTTTCATGTCTCCTTAAAAGGGGAAGGAAAAGGTAAAGTCATTTTCTGCGGTCATATGGATACGGTTTTGGTCGGTGAACAGCCATGGGAATATGCACCTTTTTCCGGTGAACTGGTTGGTGATAAGCTATACGGACGTGGTGCCTCTGATATGAAAAGCGGTCTTGCGGCTATGTTTCTTGCGGTGGAATCTATTTTCCAGGAAAAGCGAGCATTGTCAAAGGAGATTGTTTTTCTGGCAACGGCCGGTGAAGAGGTGGATAGCTGTGGTGCACGCCAGTACTTACAAGATGAAGACATGCGTGATGTCGAAGCCTTAGTGATTGGTGAGCCGACAAACGAAAAAGTCAGCGTAGGACATAAAGGTGCGTTATGGGTGGAAGTGGTCACTTTCGGAAAAACAGCTCACGGATCCATGCCGGATGAAGGAATTAATGCGGTTGAATGGATGGGCCGAGTAATCCAAATCGTTGAATCGTTAAAATTAGACTGGAAGATTTCCAAGTCTCCCCTTGGTGAAAGCAGCGTTTCAGCGAATAAAATGGAAGGAGGCGTGCAAACAAACGTCATCCCTGACCGTTGCACCCTGAATATAGATATCAGAACCGTGGCTCCACAGTCCCATGAAGCATTATTTGCGGAACTGAAGCAGCGTTTACAAGATTTATTTTCTGATGAAGATGCCCCAGCATTTGAGATGCATGAACGGCTGAATCGGCCATCGATCTTGACGAATGAATCAAGTCCCATTATTACAACGGCTTTGGAGCTGAAGGAAACGAATGCCGACGCAGTTTGCGGGGTTCCCTACTATACAGACGGAGCGGTTTTAAACCCCGAAAGCAGAATCCCCACACTGATTTATGGTCCCGGTAATGAAAAACTGGCCCACCAGCCAAATGAATATGTTGATGTGAACGCCTACTTAAGATCCATTGATTTTTATAAAAAGTTAATACTTGCTTATGCAACGTAA
- a CDS encoding isochorismatase family protein, protein MSEEMFDLDLLKKMFKRAREIHTDRGFQKRVGYGKKPGIITVDLANAWTRPGHAFSCENMEEVIPNVRRVLDAARKKNVPIFHSTTAYNPNGYQDIGRWADKIPLDELKLGEDWINIDERLNPQKEEVVFVKKTASCFNGTPLQYWLTTHGVDTLIVVGATACACVRHTCMDSTELGFRTIVPEGTIADRVPGAVEWNLFDIDAKFGDVDPLEKVIDYLNDIEPFQLEKGDTREESVR, encoded by the coding sequence ATGTCAGAGGAAATGTTTGATCTGGATTTATTAAAAAAGATGTTTAAAAGAGCAAGAGAAATTCATACGGACCGTGGATTTCAGAAGCGAGTCGGTTATGGGAAAAAACCAGGCATTATAACGGTCGACCTTGCAAATGCGTGGACTAGACCAGGGCATGCTTTCTCCTGTGAAAACATGGAAGAGGTCATCCCGAATGTGCGTCGTGTGTTAGATGCAGCACGGAAGAAAAATGTGCCAATTTTCCACAGTACGACTGCTTATAATCCGAATGGCTATCAGGATATCGGTAGATGGGCAGACAAAATCCCATTGGACGAATTAAAGCTTGGGGAAGACTGGATTAACATTGATGAAAGGCTAAATCCGCAGAAAGAAGAAGTAGTATTTGTCAAAAAGACAGCCAGTTGTTTTAATGGGACACCATTACAGTATTGGCTAACGACCCATGGTGTAGATACACTTATTGTGGTCGGCGCCACCGCATGTGCTTGCGTACGTCACACTTGTATGGATTCAACTGAGCTTGGGTTCCGAACCATTGTCCCCGAGGGCACTATCGCTGACCGTGTCCCTGGCGCAGTCGAATGGAATCTGTTTGATATTGATGCAAAATTCGGGGACGTGGATCCGTTGGAAAAAGTAATTGATTATCTGAATGATATCGAACCGTTTCAACTAGAGAAGGGGGATACGAGAGAAGAGTCCGTGCGATAA
- a CDS encoding hydantoinase/oxoprolinase family protein, which translates to MVRVGVDVGGTFTDLILVDELANKINVHKVPSTTHDQSVGVIKGIKELCKISDVDVEDVEYILHGTTVATNITIEGNGAKVGMLTTRNYRDILHIARHKKIENFSIQQSLPWQDSPLVKRRHRLPITEKLQAPDGRIRFPLEEQEVRDAVKKLKAEDVDVIIVGFLFSFLNDVHEKRAKEIVHEIWPEIKCFTSSEVAPRIREYERFSTTAMNAFVAPKVNQYIDNLVSSLEEANVKGKLQIMQSSGGMASSQKATMTPMNLLKSGPAGGVLAASWWGQLDGIENVISVDIGGTSADISIIPDKTPRVVNPRDAEVNSYPVVTPMLEVDTIGAGGGSIAYVDAGGAFRVGPKSAGSTPGPACYGQGGEDPCVTDANVVLGRLDPEQFLGGEIPLQPEKSTEAIKSKVADKLNMSVEEAAFGILKIINNNMALSIRENSVRKGIDPRDFALLAAGGAGPLHSIDLAETIGSKTVMVPNYPGITASAGLLISDLKYHFNASCIESLETISKDLVSKLGKQLQDLEDQAANQLIRDGISQGDITYERIAECRYIGQGFELRVPIPEGKLTKQSIEEIVSGFHSMHKQEYGHHFPENTVELISLDIVAIGKTPSFKLPQLEEMGRTNPKTAFMYERQTYFEVNGEIKSMPTPRYQREKLLASDRITGPASIIQRDSTSIVPPNWQVVVSPHGTLLATQNEEKTRTSQTSNFTEVVTSDE; encoded by the coding sequence ATGGTTCGAGTTGGAGTGGATGTTGGTGGTACGTTTACTGATCTGATATTAGTAGATGAATTAGCAAACAAAATTAATGTGCACAAGGTCCCAAGTACAACGCACGATCAATCCGTTGGTGTTATTAAAGGAATTAAAGAACTCTGCAAAATAAGTGATGTGGACGTTGAGGATGTTGAGTACATTTTGCATGGAACAACAGTTGCAACCAATATTACCATTGAGGGGAATGGTGCGAAGGTAGGTATGCTCACAACGAGAAATTACCGTGATATTCTTCATATTGCCCGTCATAAAAAGATAGAAAACTTCTCTATTCAGCAAAGTCTTCCATGGCAGGATAGCCCCTTGGTGAAGCGACGACACCGCCTTCCGATTACGGAAAAACTTCAAGCACCAGATGGGCGTATTCGTTTTCCGTTAGAAGAGCAGGAAGTACGGGATGCAGTGAAAAAATTGAAAGCGGAGGATGTAGATGTCATTATTGTAGGCTTTCTTTTTTCCTTCCTTAATGATGTCCATGAAAAACGAGCAAAAGAAATCGTTCACGAGATTTGGCCGGAAATAAAATGCTTTACATCCAGTGAAGTTGCCCCCAGGATACGTGAGTATGAACGTTTCAGTACGACAGCAATGAACGCTTTTGTTGCCCCTAAAGTGAATCAGTATATTGATAATCTGGTTTCATCCCTTGAAGAAGCAAACGTAAAGGGGAAACTACAGATCATGCAGTCTTCCGGCGGGATGGCATCTTCCCAAAAAGCTACGATGACACCGATGAATCTATTGAAGTCAGGGCCAGCGGGAGGCGTGCTTGCGGCTTCATGGTGGGGACAATTGGACGGGATTGAAAATGTAATTAGTGTCGATATCGGAGGCACTTCCGCAGATATTTCCATTATCCCTGATAAAACGCCTAGGGTGGTAAATCCGAGGGATGCAGAGGTTAATAGTTATCCAGTGGTTACCCCAATGCTAGAGGTTGATACGATTGGTGCCGGTGGCGGTTCGATTGCCTATGTTGATGCTGGTGGGGCATTTCGGGTTGGACCCAAAAGTGCAGGATCGACACCAGGACCTGCTTGTTACGGCCAGGGCGGTGAGGACCCTTGCGTAACGGATGCTAATGTTGTCTTGGGAAGGTTGGATCCGGAGCAATTTCTTGGTGGAGAAATTCCTCTTCAACCAGAAAAAAGTACTGAAGCTATAAAGAGCAAGGTAGCAGATAAATTAAATATGTCCGTGGAAGAAGCAGCATTTGGCATTCTAAAAATAATTAATAACAATATGGCACTTTCTATCCGAGAAAACTCCGTCCGTAAAGGAATTGACCCGAGAGATTTTGCATTACTAGCAGCAGGTGGGGCGGGGCCACTTCACTCCATAGATTTGGCGGAGACCATTGGTTCAAAGACTGTAATGGTTCCGAACTATCCTGGAATTACGGCTTCAGCTGGTTTATTAATCAGTGACTTAAAATATCATTTTAATGCTTCTTGTATTGAGAGTTTAGAAACGATTTCGAAAGACCTTGTCTCTAAACTTGGTAAACAGTTGCAGGATTTGGAGGATCAAGCTGCAAATCAGCTAATTCGGGATGGAATCAGTCAAGGTGATATAACGTATGAACGGATTGCCGAATGTCGCTATATAGGGCAAGGTTTTGAGTTGAGAGTGCCCATACCGGAGGGGAAGTTAACGAAACAAAGCATAGAAGAGATTGTTTCAGGTTTCCATTCGATGCACAAACAGGAATATGGTCATCATTTTCCCGAAAATACGGTGGAGCTCATTTCTCTGGATATTGTTGCAATCGGAAAAACACCATCTTTTAAACTGCCGCAGTTAGAAGAAATGGGGAGAACAAATCCTAAGACAGCATTTATGTATGAGCGTCAAACCTATTTTGAGGTTAATGGAGAAATTAAAAGTATGCCAACACCACGTTACCAGCGAGAAAAATTATTGGCAAGTGATCGTATTACAGGACCCGCTTCCATCATTCAACGTGATTCAACATCAATTGTTCCACCGAACTGGCAGGTGGTCGTTTCACCGCATGGTACGTTGCTTGCAACACAGAATGAAGAAAAGACAAGGACATCTCAAACTTCGAATTTTACAGAGGTGGTGACGAGTGATGAATAA
- a CDS encoding LysR family transcriptional regulator: MEIKDLLIFQSVAHHGSISKAADELCYVQSHVTARIKSLESNLKTELFHRHSRGTTLNSEGKKLLHYSEKILLMLDEMEKAFQDSDNPSGTVEIGTVETVINLPVILSAYCRNYPNVDLSLITDVTKELIHQVLNRKLDGAFVAGFDHHPEIEQVEVFQEKLVLISNNEHISFEDLKRKPLLVFSEGCSYRAKLENWLYDEGVINASVLEFGTLETILGSVKSGLGISLVPQSTVRQLEQDGAIHCHKIPDKYSNISTFFIWHAESYVTSTMEKFIDTVQEFAAVDCSL, translated from the coding sequence ATGGAAATAAAAGATTTGCTTATTTTTCAAAGTGTTGCTCACCATGGAAGCATTAGTAAGGCTGCTGACGAACTGTGTTATGTGCAATCACACGTGACTGCCAGAATAAAATCCCTGGAGTCCAATCTAAAAACAGAATTATTTCACCGACATAGCCGAGGGACAACGCTCAATTCTGAAGGAAAGAAGCTCTTGCACTACTCAGAGAAAATTCTTCTCATGCTGGATGAAATGGAAAAGGCATTTCAAGATTCCGACAATCCCTCAGGAACAGTGGAAATTGGCACAGTGGAAACGGTTATCAATCTGCCAGTCATTTTATCCGCCTATTGTAGAAACTACCCCAATGTTGATTTATCACTTATAACCGATGTTACGAAAGAACTGATCCATCAAGTTTTGAACCGAAAACTGGATGGCGCATTTGTAGCGGGTTTTGATCATCACCCAGAAATTGAACAAGTGGAAGTTTTCCAGGAAAAGCTGGTTTTAATATCAAATAATGAACATATTTCCTTCGAGGATTTAAAAAGAAAACCACTGCTTGTTTTTAGTGAAGGATGCAGTTACCGTGCAAAGTTAGAAAACTGGCTTTATGATGAGGGCGTTATTAATGCGAGCGTGCTGGAATTCGGCACGTTAGAAACGATTTTAGGTAGTGTTAAATCAGGGCTTGGAATTAGTCTTGTTCCACAATCCACGGTTCGTCAACTAGAACAAGATGGCGCTATCCATTGTCACAAGATTCCCGATAAATACAGCAACATATCTACTTTTTTCATTTGGCACGCAGAATCATATGTTACCTCTACGATGGAAAAGTTCATTGATACCGTCCAGGAATTTGCGGCTGTGGACTGTTCATTGTGA
- the solA gene encoding N-methyl-L-tryptophan oxidase, whose product MTSHYDVIVVGAGSMGMAAGYYLAKEGTKTLLIDAFDPPHENGSHSGDTRLIRHACGEGFEYVPLAIRAQELWDELQEKTSESIFRKTGVVTFGPEGSDFVNQAIAGGQKYSLPIDTFDHGADINRRWPGITAPDGHFGCYEPEAGVLFSGNCIRAFRRLATQSGADLITNTPVEDLEVLENTVTVQTKEGSYTADKLIVSAGAWNRKLLSKLNLELPLQPSRQTIGWFDAEASLYQADGFPGFFVDLPTGIYYGFPSIDGTGLKIGRYDAGEELDPEYMNREFGIYPKDEGDIREFLETFMPQAAGRLNVGKTCMFTNTPDENFIIDLHPEHAHVAIAAGFSGHGYKFSSVVGEILSQLATTGTTNHDISLFSATRPSLQNQGTTTL is encoded by the coding sequence ATGACGTCACACTATGATGTGATTGTTGTTGGAGCTGGTTCCATGGGGATGGCCGCCGGGTATTATTTAGCTAAGGAAGGAACAAAAACATTGCTCATCGATGCGTTTGATCCACCACATGAAAACGGAAGTCACAGCGGTGATACGCGGCTTATTCGCCATGCGTGCGGGGAAGGATTCGAGTATGTCCCACTTGCCATACGAGCACAGGAACTATGGGATGAACTACAAGAAAAAACATCGGAGTCTATATTCCGAAAGACAGGCGTGGTGACGTTTGGCCCTGAAGGTTCGGACTTTGTCAATCAAGCAATCGCGGGCGGACAAAAATATTCCTTGCCGATCGATACGTTTGATCATGGCGCAGATATCAATAGACGCTGGCCAGGAATCACTGCCCCTGATGGACATTTCGGATGCTATGAACCAGAAGCAGGTGTCCTGTTCAGCGGGAATTGTATCCGTGCTTTTCGTCGGCTGGCAACGCAATCTGGCGCTGATTTAATCACAAATACACCTGTTGAGGATCTGGAAGTCTTGGAAAACACCGTGACCGTCCAAACGAAAGAAGGATCCTATACCGCTGATAAACTAATTGTCAGCGCTGGTGCGTGGAACAGAAAGCTATTATCTAAACTAAACCTTGAGTTACCGCTTCAGCCAAGTCGCCAAACAATCGGCTGGTTTGATGCCGAAGCGTCTTTATATCAAGCTGATGGATTCCCGGGCTTTTTTGTTGACTTACCAACAGGTATCTATTACGGGTTCCCAAGCATTGATGGAACAGGATTAAAGATTGGACGTTATGATGCCGGTGAGGAGCTCGATCCCGAATATATGAATCGAGAATTTGGCATTTACCCGAAAGATGAGGGAGACATCCGTGAATTTTTGGAAACGTTTATGCCTCAGGCTGCAGGCAGACTAAATGTAGGAAAGACGTGTATGTTTACCAACACACCAGACGAAAATTTCATTATTGACTTGCATCCGGAACATGCTCATGTGGCCATTGCTGCCGGATTCTCCGGTCACGGGTACAAATTTTCAAGTGTAGTCGGGGAGATCTTAAGCCAATTAGCGACTACTGGTACAACGAATCATGATATCTCCCTCTTTTCAGCAACACGCCCAAGCTTACAAAATCAAGGAACAACAACACTTTAG